GAGACTCAGTGTGAGGGAGCTCATCTAGATAAACTTTAAGGACCTTTCCAACTCTTCTATGTTCTAtatgccttctagctctgacattttgatTCTtgagtctctttcagctctaacattccatgttggTGAGCGCCTCAGTGGCCCCCTATGTCTAGGGTGGTTCCACATCACTTCACACTCCCTGCCCAGAGAGATGTTCTCTCCAGCTACCTGTACCCTCTGCACATCCCAAtctttccagttctggaaccgTAACCAATTTGATGCTGCCTTTGCTACTGGAAAAGATGTTAAGTCCACTCTGTTATGGATCCACTCATCTTCCCTGTAACATTTTGAACCAAAATACTGTCTCCCTGTCTATTCtcctgtatgtgttgtctcccccattagaaggtaagctcctttgagggcagggactgtctttgcttttgcacCACACTTGACGGTCAATAAACTGATTAACAAGCAAActgattaagctcctactgtgtgccagggactgtgctaagtgttagggacacaaaaaacaatccctaccctcaaggaacttacactctaatgagggaaacaacgtGCACACAACtctgcacaaacaagatatacgattgcttaattaatgttttttcattcattttatgttCTGAGATCCCGTCCTACTCTGACATTCTACGATCctgtgacttttattttttagctgGGTCTAGGATCTTTTTCTAACATGCTTTATTTTTCCTCCATGAACTTACAAATCGCCTCTCCTCCAGGAACCTTTCCTGCCCACTCATCCTCGGGTATCGTCAACTACCTCTGCGCCTGCGCAAAGTCCtctgctcttcccctccccacccctgtctgCTTTCTCTTCTTAGCACAGCTTTGCGTCGGGGGCGGAGTCTCGAGCAGGGGCGGGCACCCATTTCAGGAAATGCGTCACTGACGGAAGAGCGTTAGACCGGATGTTGTAGAAGTCATTTCCTTGTTTTTACCGGAAGTCGGCAGCGGAGGAGAGAGATTTGCGGCCATGGCGTCTGGAGTGGAGGCTGAGGTAGTGGGAGCTCTGAATGAGAGGGTTGGGGAGCCCAGGGGGGTTGGGGAGCCCGGGGTGGCGGGGAGGCCGTGGGCGCGGGACTGTCTCCGCGGAGGGAAGACGGGTCTGGCTGACTGTCCCTTCCGCGGTGCAGGCCCGCAGGCAGACCCccaaagatgaggaagaggaggaggaagaggagcggCCCCTGACCGCGGCGGAGGCCCTGGCTGCCCAGAAGCGAGAGGAGAGATTAAGGAAGTTCCGGGAGCTGCACATGAAAAGGGTAAGTTGGGCCCCGCagtgatgggggcgggggggggggttgcggggagatggggggaggggccgTGGCCCTGATCTGCCTCGGAGCTCCTGCTGTCACCGAAGGTCGGGGCTAGGACTGCCTTTTATCAGCCGAGCGGCGGGATGGGGAGCTCGGGTACGTAACGGCTGTAGGACGCCCCTCAGCCTTGGTTTTCTGCTCTGTGAAACGGGGGTGATGATGTTACCCCCATTGCGGCGTTGTTATGAAGATACCACGAGataagacctggcttcaaatcctccctccctgagacttAGCCTCTCCGAAcgtcagtttcctcttctgtcaaatgaaggaggGTGGACTGGATGGTGTCCGAGGGCCGTTCAGACTCCAAATCTGCGATCTTAGTAATgatgactagcatttatatagctctttaaggtctGTATGGCGCCTtatgtattacctcatttgatccaacCGCCCTGTGAGGTCGGGTGCCCATTGTCCTCGAtccacagaagaagaaacaggctgacacaggctaagtgacttatcttTTGTTGAGAgagggtttgtttggttttttggtttttttttttgagagctaaAGGTCATCTGTTAAGAGCCACCGTAACTACATTTTGTTTTTCGTATTTTgtatttaccatttctttttaaGGCTGTGTGAAGTCTAAATCTTGTACCGCAGAGACAGCTTAAAAGCAAAACGTCTCCCTTATAGCTCCCTTCCCAAATGATTTATGACTACAAAAGAAAAGTCAGAGGCCTTTGATAGTTCAGAAAAGTAGTCACCTTCTCTTTGTCCTGTCTGATAAAACAGTTACCGTATGATTAACAAATGCCCATTGAGTTGACCTGTGAAGGCTAGTGTAAATGGCTGTGCTAACAAGGAACACCTGCTTTCCTTTGCAGTGATAAGCATCCTCTTGTTGTAGTGAGCACCTGTAATAAGTACCGCatataaataaattacaaatatataaaatataaactttgtgTAGGAGGGGGAGGCACCAGGTGCTGGGAAATAAGAAAAGGTCTTTTAGcatctggcatatggtaggtgtttaatagatgcttgtttggCAGCTGAATTGTGCTTTAAAGAATTTAGAATGTCAGGGAACATCTATAGTGCCTTCTTCATTTGATACTCATACAAATGGCTGATTATAGGGCAAAAAATAAGGTTAAATTAACAGGCTTACGTGTAAATATAGCAGGCTAAGGTATAAGGCTTAGGTGTAAATCTAGTCTCCTTGTCCAAGACTAAGAGGTGGATGTGAAGGAAGTGTGAATTCTAATGGGGGCGGGGTAGCGCAAGGTGGGTGGCAAGGGTAGAGGCCCAGAGACTGGAGATGATTGTATGAGGAAGAGCCACTGGGGCCAGTGAGGCTTCAAAGTGGAAATATATAGTCAGCTTGGAAAGGTAAGCTGAAGCCTGAttgaaaagaactttaaatgtcaaacaaaaaaagattgtgTTGTATCCTAAAGGCAGTAGGGAGCTACTGAGTCTTTTTGAGACCTTAGGaaatgggatgtcagagctggaagagagctcacaaaatggaatgtcagagctgggagagtcaTAGACTCTTAAGTCCTAGAGAGGGACCTGAGAACAttgaatatcagagctaggaccTTTGAATGGTGTTCCAGAGCCAGGAGAGACCACAGATAAAATCTAGTTCATACTCTCATTTTAAATAAGGAAACTTGAGTCCCTGAGAGGGGTAGTGACATGTTTCAGATGACACAGCTGTATAGTGGTAGTATTGTCACTCGGGTCTAATGGGGAAAGAGGACATATCCCCATTCTTTGTCCATTCGgcttaattcaacaagcatttttttataatttatttttgtttttctatattcacttcaataagattttgagttccaaactttttccccatcccttccctcctctctccccaagacagaacTCAATCTGACTTAGgctatacgtgtacaatcatattaaacataatttccacattagtcatgctttgaaagaagaatcaggacaaaacTCCTTTgccagcaagcattcattaagtgcctgccaGGTCCAGATCTTGTGCTTTGGTTAGGATGGGGATAGGAACTACATATACTAATTCAGGTTGGAATTCTCTGCAGCTTAGATTCCCAGAAAGCTGCTTAAGGCCCCCCAAAATTGTGACTGCCTCTGGATTACAAATCCCGTgtatgtcagaagtaggatttgagcctaggtcttcctgactctactgcATCTCTTCTGCTTTGGAAACAAAGATGACCCAgcctctcaaagagcttaaaacCTAAAGGTAAACCATCCACTATTTTACAAGCTAGGTTATTAAGTGGAGATTTCAGTCAGAGAGGTCATCAGGATTCGGAGAATCCCATGGGGCAGTCATTGAAAGCTTCCCAGAGGTCCTGGCACCTGAGCTGGGCCTCAAAGGAAAGTAATAATTTTGCCAGGTGGAGATGTGAGTGGCTTCTAGTGAATGAAATGTACAGTAGCAGAAGGTTTGGGCATGGTCCCAGAAGTAGCCTCCTTATTGGGCTTTATCTCTCTAGGCTCCATCCAGTCCTCCAGGCATTTGCCAGAGCAATCATTCTGAACCACAGGTTTCACTATGTCATGTCCTGCTTTTAAGAATAAAAATCTGTTACTTttgggataaaatagaaactttcACCCTGATGTTCAAGGCCTTTTGCAGGCTGATTCCAACctgtttttccattcttcttttacatCATTCAGTCCACACTAGATATTCTAGTGAATCTGGCCCACTGGCTATTTCCTGAACCCCTCATTTTATCTGCTGCCTCTCTCGATATAAATTGCACAAATAGATCCCTATGCTTCATCTTAGCCTCTCAGAATGACTTTATCTTCccttaagactcagctcaggtaTGACCTCTTCTGTAAAGAACTTATTTATCCTCCTATTGGTTAGATGCACTCCCCTCTCCTCAGatgaccttgtatttacttacttgTATATATGTTTTGTCCACAAAGTAGAATAtaaaagtttcttgagggcagaatatttgtatttgtctatttccagcatctagcacagtgcttttagGTGCATAGTTAGGGCTTTCTGAGACTAGTTTGGCTGAAGGAAAGAGCATATGAAAGGAGTTGGTGTGAATGGACGCTTGTGGGGGATTGTGTAGCAGAGGTGCTTGTTCAGgaaaggcttggactagatgcctcttgggtccctttcaactctgagctTTTGTAAAATAAGATTTGAAAGGTAAGCTGGAGCCACATCATAGAGACATAACTAGtagcttacattttattctgtGAAGGGAAGGGATCAGCTGAGGGGTGTTGAGGTGCTGAGCTTTGTGATTAGATCTCCCCATTAAGAAGATGATTTTGTATTGGTGTGGAGTtcagggtgaagggagagagactGAAAGCCAAGACACCTATTAAGTAATTGCAGTTGGCCAGGCCAGAGCGCAAGAGGAACTGAACCAAGGTAATATCAGTAATGAATAGAAGAAGACAAAAGGCAAAAGTCTTGTGAAAGCAAAATCCACCCACTTGACAACGGATTGAAAGTGGATGAtaaaacccacacaaatcatcagcatttcggTATATTCCtaacaaagcccaagagcaagagataaaaagaaaaattccatttacagttgctgtagacattataaggtatttgggagtccacctgcgaagacaaacccaggaactgtgtgaacacaattacaaaaccctttccacacaaattaagtcagatctaaataattggaaaaacatcagttgctcgtgggtagaccaagctaataaaataaaaatgacagttctacctaaattcacttgtttagtgccatatcaattaaactaccaaaaaattattttatagagctagaaaaaataataacagaatttatctggaagaacaaaaggtccagaatatcaggggaattgatgaaaagaaatgcaggggaaggtggcctagccataccagatcttaaattgtattataaagcagcaatcatcaaaactacttggtactgactaaaaaatagagtggtagatcagtggaataactTAGgtacacagtagtcaatgactttGGTAATCTCCTGTTTCATAAacacaaagactccagcttctgggataagaaatcgctatttgacaaaaactgttgggaaagctggaaaatagtagggcagaaactgggcatagaccaatggctgacaccatataccaagataaagtcaaaatgggtacacaatttaggtataaaggctgatactataagcagaccaggagagcaaggaatagtttacctgtcagatttatggagaatggaggaatttatgaccaaacaggagatagagaacgttataaaatacaaaatggataattttgattacattaaatagaaaagcttttgcacaaacaaagccaatgcaaccaagattagaaggggagCAGAAAAttgaagaatttttataaccagtgtctgataaaggcctcatttctcaaatatatagagaactgagtcagatttataagaatacaaatcattacccaattgatgaatggtcaaagcatatgaacaggcagttttcagatgaagaagttaaagctatctatagtcatataaaaaaatgctctaaatcactattgattatagaaatgcaaatcaagacaactctgaggtaccacatcacacctatcagattggctaaagtgacaaaatgataaatgttggagaagatgtgagaaaactgaaacactaatacactgttggtggagttgtgaactgatccaaccattctagagggcaatttggaactatgcccaaagggctataaaaatttacacatcctttgacccagcaataccacttctaggtttgtatcccaaagagatcataaagaaaaggacccacatgtacaaaaatattgatagcagctctttttgtggtggccaagaactgggaattgtaggggatgcccatcagttgaaggatgtctaaacaagttgtggtatatgaatgtaatagaatactatcattccataagaaatgatgagcaggcagatttcagaaaaacctggaaagatttatatgaactgatagtgagtgaggggagcagaaccaggagaacactgtatatagtaacagaaacattgtgagatgaccaactttgatagacatagctcttctcagcaatgtagaagattcattatggaaaatgccatccacatccacagaaagaactatggagtctgaacgcagattgaagcagactattcgctcttttcttttgtttgttccttctttctcgtggtttctcccattggttctagttcttgtttatatgactaatgtgaaaatatgtttaatatgaatgtatatgtagaggctatgtcagattgcatgctgtcttggggagtggggaggggagggatggggagaaaacttggaactcaaaatctcatggaagtgaatgttgaaaactaaaaattaattaaaaaataatagacAAGGCTAGACATGAGAATAGAGAGGGGTGGGGCCAaattgaactgagctttgaataACAAACATGCTGAGGAAGAGGCTTCAGTGAGGAGCAACTGAAAGTTTCCGAGCTGGGCAGTGGTGTACTGTCAGAAAGAATCCTAGCTTACTGTGCTTCTCATTATTTTCCACTTTTCAGTAGTGTGATTATCAGTGCATTATATTGAATTGCATATTTGGTGGTCACTGAGCCCTTGCTAGATTGCAAGCTCCCGTCTTGCTTCTCTGTGTATTTCCTCAGGTGTTCTTCACTCGAGGTGAGCGTTTAATAAATGGtggttgaatgaatgagaaaaatcagattttttctcagtgaaaaaaaaaggaaaaagtgggtgatataggaaaggaagaagccaagaaaaacaagagtTCACATTTATGTGACAACTAAAAGTTTACAAGACATTTTTCTCACAACTCCTAGCCTAGGTAGAGCAAGTATTTCCTCCTTTTCAAATAAAGCTACTAAGGGCCAGCAAGATTCAGTGACTTCgctcaggtcacacagatagtaagtggcacaGCCAGGATGCCAGTCCAAGGCCTTCTGGCTGTAAGTACATTGTCTCTAGTGGTGACATCCAGGTTTCAGTTCCAGATGATTAAAAGAATAGTGAAACCATTGATATTAATGGGGAAGCTAGAAAGAAGAGCAAGTACACAGGATAGAAGATCAGGGTCCTTTGGGTtgtattgagtttgaggtgccgtGGATATACAAGCAGAGATAATCCCATAGGAAGCTGGCAGTGCTGAACTGGTGACCAAGATTTGGCAGTCATCGATCAGCAAGCTTTTATTTCCTGCCTCCTCTGTGCTCAGCATTAGGACTACCAAGACTAAAGTCATAGTTCATGCCTGAAAAGTTACCTTTTCTGTCTTAGGAGCATGGACATGGAAACCAAGTTGatataaagattattttttgGCTGCTGTTGGGAAGCACTAAGAGCTGGGGGGCAGGGGCTTAGGAAATGCCTGATGTAGGAGATGACATTTTAAACTGATGGAGGCGACAGCCAGTGCGAATGTGCAGAGAGCAGATGAAGCAATgccatgtttgaggaacagcaagaaagccagttatTTAAGAGCATGAAGGGGCTGAtagataaggttggaaaggtcaCCTGGAGATGAATCAtaaaggcctttaaatgccagacaggaGTTTGTGTTTGAGCCTAGAAGTAATCCAGATGCCATTGAAGTTTACTGAGAAAGGGCACCTGGCCATGCCTGTGCTTTGGGGAAATCACTGCTCTATGGAGGATGGCTTAGAGAGTGAGAGGTGGGAGACCAGGAAACCAATCAAGAGACTCCTGTAGTCCAGGCCAGAGGTGACTACGGAGAACTGTGCCCTGACCTAGAGTGAAGActgagcagagagaaagggagcaaTTCTAGGAATTTATGAGTCATTCATAAGTGCTGACCACGTGCcagtatacaaagaacaaaatgttACAGCCCCTAGTTTCAAGGACCTTATGTTTTGATGGAAGATATTAGCAATTGAGAGAATTAGGAAGGACTTCACTAGAAGGTcctgcttgagctgagccttaaaagaaACCACAGATGCCAAAAGAGGTGAGCGGATGGTGCATTTAGAATGGAGAGAGGATGTGGAGTGTTGTGGGTGGAACAGCAAGTCAGTCAGTATGGCTAAACATAGATTGCAAGGGAGGAGTGTTGTGTAACAAGAATGGAAAGGTTGGAAGGGCCTGAGTTGTCAAGAGAATTGAATGCCAAATGGGAGTTTCGATTTGATCCTAGATGTAATAAGGAGccagccactggaatttatttagAAAGGGGTATGAGACCTTCACTgtaggaaaatcatttcagtaGCTATATGGTTGGTGGATTGGAGTtaggagaggctggaggcagggaaaccaaagAAGAAGCTTCTGTAGTCATCCAGGAGAATGGGCCTGTTAGCTTAAATGAGGGGGATTGATGTGGAAGGAGAGGAGGACATCCATTTCAGAAATGTGGAAATAGAAACAACAAAATCGGGCAGCTGGTTGGCtgtgtggggtgagtgagagtaaAGAGCCATGGTCCTTGCTAACTGGAAGGGTGGCAGGTCATTGGAAGGATGGCAGGGGATTGGATATGCACTTGAGAATAACAAGAAAGTTCACTGAATTTGGATGGTCATTTCTCTTACTACTTTTAGTGATCTGAAACATTCCTCCATGTGGATATTAATAGTGGTTCtcttgagaacaatttgttcatatgctttgacaacttgacttgttttatttttctaggtttccaaagcattttccccTCAAGCATCCTTAAAGATAAAGTGTGaaacattatcctcatttttcaggtgaagaaactgagatagacatcACGTAAATTGCCTAGGGACACATAACTAATATCAGAGTGGAATTCAAACACAGGTCGCCTGATTTCATGTCCAGTTTTTAATTCCTAGCTCAGCTTCTTAGtgcttgtgtgaccttaaacaagtcactgagaacctttttgagcctcagtttcttcatctgaaatgtaaaatgaaggtgttgaactagatgacctattTAATCCTctttcaactccaaatctattCTTTCCACTAGACTAATACtgggtctgtttcttttttttcctatttatctgcATCTAGCTTTTAGTAGCCATTTGGCAAATTCATTTGAAAAGATAGTCTGCATCTAAAACTTGCCCCCCATCCATCAGGTTTTTAACAGTCAGTAAGAGACTCTGGGAGATTTTTCAGAGGTGTTCTGGGCCCTGAGACTCGAGACCCACATTGTTGTGTTCATCCTGATTTTTCAACTTCCAGGTATTTATCCATGCTAGTCTTTTGTGGTGACGACatgttattttcctgtttttagaATGAGGCCCGAAAGCTAAATCATCAGGAGGTTGTGGAGGAAGATAAAAGGCTCAAGCTGCCAGCAAACTGGGAGGCTAAGAAGGCTCGTTTGGAGTGGGAACTTCAAGTCgaagaaaagaagaaggtaaGTACGACCATCCTGTACTTCAAGGTGAGGGAGCATGGTGCCATGGGGAGGGTGCTGAATTCAGAGTCAGGCGGCAGGGGTTGAGCAGGTGGTTCCTCTGTTGGGATACTcacaacctctttgagcctcagtttctttagctgtaaaatgagatggctgCACTAAGTGATCTCCACAGTCGATGCCAACTCTAAACCTGTGATTCTACGTGGAATCCGGCTTGTTTTTAAAGCTGATCCTCAAATCTTAAAACATTGCCTACTGTGAAAAAGCACTGTGGAAATGTATTCAggtcattatttattttttaaatcaggtcattgaatcataggatttagagctggagagaaaCTTAGAGGTGATCTTATCTAACTCTGGTTTTACAGAGAGAGCACCTAAGACACAGAAAAACTGGGACCCCAAGTCAGGGTTATGGGATCATAAGATATTTAGCTGGGAGGGACTTGGAGTGGCAGAAGTCAGTCACATATTtagacctacactttagaaaaTCCCTTTGGTACATCTGTGCAGGATATGCTGGAATGGGGACAGGCTTGAAGGTGGGAGATGATAGGAGACAGCTGTGGTTGTTTGCGTAGTAAGCTAGGAATGGATGTGAGAAATGGTGAGATAACAGGGTCTCTGGCAGCTGAGTGGTCTGAAGAAGAGTGAAGCATTAAGGATAACACAGATGTTTTAAAACTGGGAGGAAGAATGGTGGTCCTTGCACAGCGAGAGTGAAGTCTGGAAGTAGAGTAGGCTTGGGGCTGCTATGGAGAGGTTGGATGCTCAGGTACTAAAGAACATCTGCTTTAAAATGTCCGGCAGGCCTTGGTGACatgagactggagctcagaagagacaTGGAAAGAGAGTAACTGAACCCCTGGAAAACCTAGGTTTAAGTCCCCTCAGCATCCTTCAGTAACACTGTAACGTTGgctcacctctctgggcttcaggtgcCTCGTGTGCAGAATGCCCTatggagaggcagtgtgatgtggtggatctggattcaggaaggtcttttttttttaagtcatgtccgactcttcatgatcccatttggcgaagacactggagtggtttgccatttccttctccacctcattttacagatgaggaaactgaggcaaatgggaagaagtgacttgcccagggtcacacagctagtaagtgtctgaggccagattcgaactcatgaagaggagtcttcctacctccaggcttggcactttatccactgtaccacctagctgccctggagccaggaaaacctgagatcaaattccacctcagatacttcttaactgtgtgaccctgggcaggtcactgtgTCTCTTGAtctcggttcctcatctgtcaagcaAGGGAGTTGGACTTCATAGTCTTTGAGGTCCCTCCTCGCTCTCAGTCTCTGTTCCTTTGATTTAATATCATGTGGGAAGCCTTTGGTAGCTGAAAGTGTCACACAAAGATACAAAttcagctattatttttaaaaagaactttgatCTTTTAGGAATGTGCCGCAAGGGGGGAAGACTATGAACGAGTGAAACTATTAGAGATCAGTGCTGAAGATGCAGaaagatgggagagaaaaaagaagaggaaaaacccAGATCTGGGCTTTTCAGGTAAATCCTTCTCACTGAATAGGTTTGCTTTAAAAAGACGTCCAGTGATTCAGCGTGAGGCACCTCCTCAGCAGTCTAGACCTTCAAAGAGTAAATCAACAAAAGCTTATAGTGTCAGGAGAATGCTTTCATGCTAAGCCCACACGTGCCTGTGAAGCTTACAGCCTATCCTGCCTACTCATCATGTTCTCCTACAGATCCTCTGTAAAGGATCTGACCAGCTTGTTTGGAGCGTCCACCAGAGCTCTTCTCATTTCACAGCATGGAGCCTGTCCTTTGTTGTCACCACATAGCCTACCCACTTCTCTTGTCAGGCAGacccttccttcctcagtgatGCCTTTTTCACTACCTCTCATGTGGGTCATCTTTGGTAACATGCCACTGCCTGTTTACTCTTACCAGCTGTCTCTCTGCTCGCCTTTGGGTCAcctataattttgatttttttagatagaGGTGTGTTCATAGGataaccagaagaacattgctgttgaaaagagtgtgtgtgtctgtgtctgtgtctgtctgtctaaaaacagcttgggatcattgaaaaGTCTTGTGTAATAACTAAAATGTAATTCTGCCCGCTGTCAGAAATGCCACCATTTATGCATCCAAGAGCCATCATATCCTGGTTTGGATGTGGGGGACAGGCTGTTAATAGATAGATGGCTGTTTTTTGCTCCGTGGCCAAAACTTTGTTAAAGCTTATATCATCAGTTTCCTAAGGACAGGGACAGTATCCGGCATCCTGTCATTCTCAGACATCTCTTACAGGAAAGCTTGGGGTTTTGACTTGATCAGTGATAACCATGTCTGCTCTCACCCCACCCACCTAAAGTTGTCTTTATGGCATGGAGGTGAGCTTGGTTTGATTCTAGCAGAGTTCAAGTTGTTTGACTTCTGCCAGTCTGTGAAGGTTTCAGATATCAGCCTGtgcctgaggaccagcctagagGAGTGCAGAACTCATTGGCCAGGCCAGCTC
This Trichosurus vulpecula isolate mTriVul1 chromosome 2, mTriVul1.pri, whole genome shotgun sequence DNA region includes the following protein-coding sequences:
- the SYF2 gene encoding pre-mRNA-splicing factor SYF2; the encoded protein is MASGVEAEARRQTPKDEEEEEEEERPLTAAEALAAQKREERLRKFRELHMKRNEARKLNHQEVVEEDKRLKLPANWEAKKARLEWELQVEEKKKECAARGEDYERVKLLEISAEDAERWERKKKRKNPDLGFSDYAAAQLRQYHRLTKQIKPDMETYEKLREKHGEEFYPTSNSLLHGTHVPSTEEIDRMVIDLEKQIEKREKYSRRRPYNDDSDIDYINERNAKFNKKAERFYGKYTAEIKQNLERGTAV